Proteins encoded by one window of Mycolicibacterium cosmeticum:
- a CDS encoding Ms4527A family Cys-rich leader peptide, producing the protein MSDVTSARNSTTGIALVARRHVDFKRVCSCCCLP; encoded by the coding sequence ATGTCGGACGTGACCTCCGCCCGTAACAGCACCACTGGTATTGCACTGGTGGCACGGCGGCATGTCGACTTCAAGCGCGTCTGTAGCTGTTGCTGTCTTCCTTGA
- a CDS encoding phosphoadenylyl-sulfate reductase has protein sequence MSDQALMTEENLRGIAERGARELEGAGAMDLLRWTDRNFRGNYIVASNMQDAVLVALAAKVRPGVDVMFLDTGYHFVETIGTRDAVEAVYDVKVHNVTPERTVAEQDALLGKDLFARDAAECCRLRKVEPLSKALKGYSAWVTGIRRVEAPTRANAPLISFDEAFGLVKINPLAAWTDEEMQNYIDDQGILVNPLVYEGYPSIGCAPCTSKPIDGADPRSGRWAGQAKTECGLHAS, from the coding sequence ATGAGCGACCAAGCACTGATGACGGAAGAAAACCTGCGAGGCATCGCCGAGCGGGGCGCCCGAGAACTCGAGGGCGCCGGCGCGATGGACCTGCTGCGCTGGACCGATCGCAACTTCCGCGGCAACTACATCGTGGCGTCCAACATGCAGGACGCGGTGCTGGTCGCACTGGCCGCCAAGGTCCGCCCCGGCGTCGATGTGATGTTCCTCGACACCGGCTACCACTTCGTGGAGACCATCGGCACCCGCGATGCCGTGGAGGCGGTCTACGACGTGAAGGTGCACAACGTCACCCCCGAACGCACGGTGGCCGAGCAGGACGCGCTGCTGGGCAAGGACCTGTTCGCCCGCGACGCCGCGGAATGCTGCCGGCTGCGCAAGGTCGAGCCGCTGAGCAAGGCGCTCAAGGGCTATTCGGCGTGGGTCACCGGGATCCGCCGGGTGGAGGCGCCGACGCGCGCCAACGCGCCGCTGATCAGCTTCGACGAAGCCTTCGGTCTGGTGAAGATCAACCCGCTCGCGGCGTGGACCGACGAGGAGATGCAGAACTACATCGACGACCAGGGAATCTTGGTCAATCCCCTTGTCTACGAAGGTTATCCGTCCATCGGCTGCGCTCCCTGCACCAGCAAGCCGATCGACGGCGCGGATCCGCGCAGCGGCCGCTGGGCCGGGCAGGCCAAGACGGAATGCGGGCTGCACGCCTCGTGA
- the hemW gene encoding radical SAM family heme chaperone HemW, with amino-acid sequence MSVPPGPFGIYIHVPFCATRCGYCDFNTYTPAELGGANPAGWLAAVRLELALAAAQVGPRPVDTVFVGGGTPTMLGGDGLAAVLDAVRDHFTLAPDAEVTTEANPESSSPALFARLRAAGYTRISLGMQSAAPHVLAVLDRVHSAGRAPAAALEARAEGFEHVNLDLIYGTPGETDDDLRRSVEVAVSAGVDHVSAYALVVEDGTALARRVRRGEVPAPDNDVLAERYELLDAQLSAAGLQWYEVSNWSRPGGECRHNLGYWDGGEWWGAGPGAHGFVGSTRWWNIKHPNAYAQALAEGRLPIADSETLDDIARHTEDVMLRLRLRSGLPVAVLSADERSRAEVAIGDGLVTRAADRLVLTDPGRLLADAVVRTLLA; translated from the coding sequence ATGAGCGTGCCGCCGGGACCATTCGGGATCTACATCCACGTGCCGTTCTGCGCGACCCGCTGCGGATATTGCGATTTCAACACCTACACGCCCGCCGAACTCGGGGGCGCGAACCCTGCGGGCTGGCTGGCGGCGGTCCGGCTCGAGCTGGCGCTGGCCGCCGCGCAGGTCGGTCCGCGCCCTGTCGACACCGTCTTCGTTGGCGGTGGCACCCCCACCATGCTGGGCGGCGACGGGCTGGCCGCGGTGCTCGACGCGGTCCGCGACCATTTCACCCTGGCGCCGGACGCCGAGGTGACCACCGAGGCCAACCCGGAATCCAGCTCGCCCGCCCTGTTCGCGCGGCTGCGCGCGGCCGGTTACACCCGCATCTCGCTGGGCATGCAGTCGGCGGCGCCGCACGTGCTGGCGGTGCTGGACCGGGTGCATTCGGCCGGTCGGGCACCCGCGGCCGCGCTGGAGGCCCGGGCCGAAGGGTTCGAGCACGTCAACCTGGACCTGATCTATGGCACGCCGGGGGAGACCGACGACGACCTGCGCCGCTCGGTGGAGGTCGCGGTGTCGGCCGGCGTCGACCACGTCTCGGCGTACGCGCTGGTGGTCGAGGACGGCACGGCCTTGGCCCGCCGGGTGCGCCGCGGCGAGGTGCCCGCGCCGGACAACGACGTGCTCGCCGAGCGCTACGAACTGCTCGACGCGCAGCTGTCGGCGGCCGGGCTGCAGTGGTACGAGGTGTCCAATTGGAGCCGCCCGGGCGGGGAGTGCCGGCACAATCTGGGCTATTGGGACGGCGGCGAGTGGTGGGGCGCCGGCCCTGGCGCGCACGGTTTCGTCGGTTCGACGCGCTGGTGGAATATCAAGCACCCCAACGCTTATGCCCAAGCACTGGCCGAGGGCAGGTTGCCGATCGCCGATTCGGAGACGCTGGACGACATCGCCCGGCACACCGAGGACGTGATGTTGCGGTTGCGGTTGCGCAGCGGCCTGCCGGTGGCGGTGCTGTCCGCCGACGAACGCAGCCGCGCCGAGGTGGCCATCGGCGACGGGCTGGTGACCCGGGCCGCCGATCGGCTGGTGCTCACCGATCCCGGCCGGCTGCTGGCCGATGCCGTGGTGCGCACGCTGCTGGCCTGA
- a CDS encoding nitrite/sulfite reductase, protein MTTAPGTSAGSPPKPAKRPRGEGQWALGYREPLNANEQSKKDDNPLNVRARIENIYAPGGFESIDKSDLRGRFRWWGLYTQRKPGYDGTWTGDENTDMLEDEYFMMRVRCDGGALSVAALRTLGGISTEFARDTADISDRENIQYHWIQVENVPEIWRRLDAVGLQTTEACGDCPRVVLGSPLAGESLDEVIDGTPAIDEIVKRYIGKPEYSNLPRKFKTAISGLQDVVHEVNDVAFVGVNHPEHGPGFDLWVGGGLSTNPMLAQRVGAWVPLDEVPDVWEGVVSVFRDYGYRRLRSKARLKFLIKDWGVQKFREVLETEYLKRPLIDGPAPEPLTRPIDHVGVQRLKNGLNAVGVAPIAGRVSGTILTKVADLAEAAGSNRVSFTPYQKLIILDVPDEKLDELRAGLDALGLPSTPSHWRRNLMACTGIEFCKLSFAETRSRSQVLVPELEQRLEDINAQLDVPITVNINGCPNSCARIQVADIGFKGQMVDDGNGPEEGFQVHLGGSLGLDSGFGRKLRQHKVLSSELGEYIERVTRNFVKQREPGERFAQWAVRADEADLR, encoded by the coding sequence ATGACGACCGCACCGGGTACATCTGCAGGATCGCCGCCAAAACCGGCCAAGCGACCACGCGGCGAAGGCCAGTGGGCCCTCGGCTACCGCGAGCCGCTCAACGCCAATGAGCAGTCCAAGAAGGACGACAATCCGCTCAACGTGCGGGCCCGGATCGAGAACATCTATGCCCCCGGCGGGTTCGAGAGCATCGACAAGAGCGACCTGCGCGGCCGATTCCGCTGGTGGGGTCTCTACACCCAGCGCAAGCCCGGCTACGACGGCACCTGGACCGGTGACGAGAACACCGACATGCTCGAGGACGAGTACTTCATGATGCGGGTGCGCTGCGACGGCGGCGCGCTCAGCGTGGCCGCGCTGCGCACCCTCGGCGGCATCTCGACAGAGTTCGCGAGGGATACCGCCGACATCTCCGACCGGGAGAACATCCAGTACCACTGGATCCAGGTCGAGAACGTGCCCGAGATCTGGCGGCGGCTGGACGCCGTCGGCCTGCAGACCACCGAAGCCTGCGGCGACTGCCCGCGCGTGGTGCTCGGGTCGCCGCTGGCCGGCGAGTCGCTCGACGAGGTCATCGACGGCACCCCCGCGATCGACGAGATCGTCAAGCGCTACATCGGCAAGCCCGAGTACTCGAACCTGCCGCGCAAGTTCAAGACCGCCATCTCCGGCCTGCAGGACGTCGTCCACGAGGTCAACGACGTCGCGTTCGTCGGCGTCAACCACCCCGAGCACGGGCCCGGCTTCGACCTGTGGGTCGGCGGCGGCCTGTCCACCAACCCGATGCTGGCCCAGCGGGTCGGCGCCTGGGTGCCGCTGGACGAGGTGCCCGACGTGTGGGAGGGCGTGGTCAGCGTCTTCCGCGACTACGGCTACCGCCGGCTGCGGTCCAAGGCCCGGCTGAAGTTCCTGATCAAGGACTGGGGCGTGCAGAAGTTCCGCGAGGTGCTGGAGACCGAGTACCTCAAGCGCCCGCTGATCGACGGCCCGGCGCCGGAGCCGCTGACCCGGCCCATCGACCACGTCGGTGTGCAGCGGCTGAAGAACGGGCTCAACGCCGTCGGTGTCGCGCCGATCGCCGGCCGGGTGTCGGGCACCATCCTCACCAAGGTGGCCGACCTCGCCGAGGCGGCGGGATCCAACCGGGTCAGCTTCACCCCGTACCAGAAGCTGATCATCCTGGACGTCCCCGATGAGAAGCTGGACGAGCTGCGCGCCGGGCTCGACGCCCTCGGCCTGCCGTCCACCCCGTCGCACTGGCGGCGCAACCTGATGGCCTGCACCGGCATCGAGTTCTGCAAGCTGAGCTTCGCCGAGACGCGCAGCCGTTCGCAGGTGCTGGTGCCCGAGCTGGAGCAGCGGCTGGAGGACATCAACGCTCAACTCGATGTGCCCATCACGGTGAACATCAACGGCTGCCCGAACTCGTGCGCCCGGATCCAGGTCGCCGATATCGGCTTCAAGGGTCAGATGGTGGACGACGGCAACGGGCCCGAAGAGGGTTTCCAGGTGCACTTGGGCGGCAGCCTGGGTCTGGACAGTGGCTTCGGCCGCAAGCTGCGTCAGCACAAGGTGCTCTCCAGCGAGCTGGGCGAGTACATCGAACGTGTCACCCGCAACTTCGTGAAACAACGCGAGCCCGGGGAGCGTTTCGCCCAATGGGCGGTACGCGCCGACGAAGCTGACCTTCGATGA
- a CDS encoding salicylate synthase: METRAENVVVLPLALPPGITPADVVAELARMAEGDGHEYLVYEHRGQWILASDVRVAIELDSDELRLITDGVVTRQSWTGRPEVVLGEAVDRLLLEGQRVFGWVAFEFGAYRFGLQEQLPPGTPLARLFLPGSQVIVTETQATVVDGDATYPAAIDRLIAKGVAPTPAPRPLDVSADTAAYRTRVATAIDEIRTGRYQKVILSRRFDVPFALDFPATYRVGRRNNTPVRSFLLRFGGIRALGYSPELVAAVHEDGTVLTEPLAGTRALGRGADQDRAARDELESDSKEIVEHAISVRTSMQEISEVAEPGTAMVYDFMTIRERGSVQHLGSTVGGQLSSSLDRMDALAALFPAVTASGIPKAESVDAILRLDQTPRGLYSGAVVMFTAGGEMDAALTLRAVYEQDGATWLRAGAGIIAASNPDREFEETCEKLTTLAPHLVPRS; encoded by the coding sequence GTGGAGACCAGAGCGGAAAACGTTGTGGTACTTCCGCTGGCGCTGCCGCCGGGTATCACCCCCGCCGATGTGGTGGCCGAACTGGCCAGGATGGCCGAGGGTGACGGCCACGAGTACCTCGTCTACGAACACCGCGGCCAGTGGATCCTGGCAAGCGATGTCCGGGTGGCCATCGAACTGGACTCCGACGAACTGCGGTTGATCACCGACGGCGTGGTGACCCGGCAGTCCTGGACCGGGCGTCCCGAGGTGGTGCTCGGTGAGGCGGTCGACCGGCTGCTGCTGGAGGGCCAGCGGGTGTTCGGTTGGGTGGCTTTCGAATTCGGTGCCTATCGATTCGGCCTGCAGGAGCAGCTGCCGCCGGGGACACCGCTGGCCCGGCTGTTCCTGCCCGGCAGCCAGGTGATCGTCACCGAGACCCAGGCCACCGTCGTCGACGGCGACGCGACCTACCCGGCGGCCATCGACCGGTTGATCGCCAAGGGCGTGGCGCCGACACCGGCCCCGCGGCCACTCGACGTCAGCGCCGACACCGCGGCGTACCGAACCAGGGTCGCCACCGCGATCGACGAGATCCGCACCGGCCGGTACCAGAAGGTGATCCTGTCCCGGCGCTTCGACGTCCCGTTCGCCCTGGACTTCCCGGCGACGTATCGGGTGGGCCGCCGCAACAACACGCCGGTGCGTTCTTTCCTGTTGCGATTCGGCGGAATTCGCGCGCTGGGTTACAGCCCCGAACTCGTCGCCGCCGTGCACGAGGACGGCACCGTGCTCACCGAACCGCTGGCCGGCACCCGAGCACTCGGGCGTGGCGCCGACCAGGACCGCGCCGCCCGCGACGAGCTGGAATCCGACTCCAAGGAGATCGTCGAGCACGCCATCAGCGTGCGCACCTCCATGCAGGAGATCTCCGAGGTCGCCGAACCCGGCACCGCCATGGTCTACGACTTCATGACCATCCGCGAGCGGGGCAGCGTGCAGCATCTGGGGTCCACCGTCGGCGGCCAGCTGAGCTCGTCGCTCGACCGGATGGATGCGCTGGCGGCGTTGTTCCCGGCCGTCACGGCCTCGGGGATCCCCAAGGCCGAGAGCGTCGATGCCATCCTGCGGCTGGACCAGACCCCGCGCGGGCTGTACTCCGGCGCGGTGGTGATGTTCACCGCCGGCGGCGAGATGGATGCGGCGCTGACCCTGCGCGCGGTCTACGAGCAGGACGGCGCGACCTGGTTGCGGGCCGGTGCCGGCATCATCGCGGCGTCCAACCCGGACCGCGAGTTCGAGGAAACCTGCGAGAAACTCACCACGCTGGCACCGCATCTGGTGCCGCGCAGCTGA
- a CDS encoding ABC transporter ATP-binding protein — translation MTTVQAPPRATARYNQLAARQAARADAAALKALLAPVAGRSRVAQLLTLVASAATIVPFIGIVEIGRILLTAGAADPARIWTIVAVVIAALLIRTWANGTALTLTHLADGDLQRSLRRRIVDTLGRLPLGWFSGTSSGEVRKAVQQDVGELHFLVAHSAVENTGALATPVFGLAYCFALDWRLGLLAIGTAPVYLGVYMWLGRDVRVQMERMNAGIARISATIVEFIAGVAVVKTFGETGRAHKRFAEAAEEFNDGFAAWMGPMVRVKAASSIFIEAPTVLLVNLAGGYWFVRSGWVAPIDVLGSTLVAMTIPAAVLAVGYSAGVRKQAQAAAGRLVRLLDQPKLKVSSDPQVPQGNSVDFEGVGFSYDGVNTVLHGVDLHLAPGTITALVGPSGSGKSTLATLVPRFHDATTGVVRVGGVDVRDVDPEVLYRHVGFVLQDVQLLGISVAENIRLGRPDATAEEVYQAAEAAHIHDRILELPRGYDSVVGEDAHFSGGEAQRVSIARALLADTPVLVLDEATASADPDSEAQIQAALSRLIAGRTVLVIAHRLGSIVGADNIVVLADGHVVEQGRHDELLARDGRYADMWQVYSAGSDLKEAAR, via the coding sequence ATGACCACAGTTCAGGCGCCACCCCGGGCGACCGCGAGATACAACCAGCTGGCCGCGCGCCAGGCCGCCCGCGCCGACGCGGCGGCGCTGAAGGCGTTGCTTGCCCCGGTGGCCGGGCGGTCCCGGGTCGCGCAGCTGCTCACCCTGGTCGCCTCTGCCGCCACCATCGTGCCGTTCATCGGGATCGTGGAGATCGGGCGCATCCTGTTGACCGCCGGCGCGGCCGACCCGGCCCGGATCTGGACCATCGTCGCCGTCGTCATCGCCGCCCTGCTGATCCGGACCTGGGCCAACGGCACCGCGCTGACGCTGACCCACCTGGCCGACGGTGACCTGCAGCGCTCCCTGCGCCGGCGCATCGTCGACACCCTGGGCCGGCTGCCGCTCGGCTGGTTCAGCGGCACATCCTCGGGCGAGGTGCGCAAGGCCGTGCAGCAGGACGTTGGCGAACTGCACTTCCTGGTCGCCCACTCGGCGGTGGAGAACACCGGCGCGCTGGCCACTCCCGTCTTCGGGCTGGCCTACTGTTTCGCGCTGGACTGGCGGCTGGGCCTGCTGGCCATCGGCACCGCCCCGGTCTACCTCGGGGTCTACATGTGGCTGGGCCGCGACGTCCGGGTGCAGATGGAACGGATGAACGCCGGCATCGCGCGGATCAGCGCCACCATCGTCGAGTTCATCGCCGGGGTGGCGGTGGTCAAGACATTCGGCGAGACCGGCCGCGCGCACAAGCGGTTCGCCGAGGCCGCCGAGGAGTTCAACGACGGCTTCGCCGCCTGGATGGGCCCGATGGTGCGGGTCAAGGCGGCCTCGTCCATCTTCATCGAGGCGCCGACGGTGCTGCTGGTCAACCTGGCTGGCGGCTACTGGTTCGTGCGCAGCGGCTGGGTGGCGCCGATCGACGTGCTGGGTTCCACGCTGGTGGCGATGACCATTCCCGCCGCCGTGCTCGCCGTCGGATATTCGGCCGGTGTGCGCAAGCAAGCGCAGGCCGCGGCGGGCCGGCTGGTGCGCCTGCTCGACCAGCCCAAGCTCAAAGTCAGCTCTGATCCACAAGTGCCGCAAGGCAATTCGGTCGACTTCGAGGGCGTCGGCTTCAGCTACGACGGTGTCAACACCGTGCTGCACGGGGTGGACCTGCACCTGGCGCCGGGAACCATCACCGCACTGGTCGGCCCGTCCGGCAGCGGCAAGTCGACCCTGGCCACGCTGGTGCCGCGTTTCCACGACGCGACGACGGGTGTGGTCCGGGTCGGCGGGGTCGACGTGCGCGACGTCGACCCGGAGGTGCTGTACCGGCACGTCGGTTTCGTGCTGCAGGACGTGCAACTGCTCGGCATCAGCGTGGCCGAGAACATCCGGTTGGGCCGCCCGGACGCCACCGCCGAGGAGGTCTACCAGGCCGCCGAAGCCGCGCACATCCACGACCGGATCCTGGAACTACCACGGGGATACGACTCCGTGGTGGGGGAGGACGCGCACTTCTCCGGCGGCGAGGCCCAGCGGGTCAGCATCGCCCGCGCCCTGCTGGCCGACACCCCGGTACTCGTCCTGGACGAGGCCACCGCGTCGGCGGACCCGGACTCCGAGGCGCAGATCCAGGCCGCGCTGTCGCGGCTGATCGCCGGCCGCACGGTGCTGGTGATCGCCCACCGGCTGGGGTCGATCGTCGGTGCGGACAACATCGTGGTGCTCGCCGACGGCCATGTCGTGGAACAGGGCCGCCACGACGAGTTGCTCGCCCGCGACGGCCGATACGCCGATATGTGGCAGGTGTACAGCGCGGGCAGCGATCTGAAGGAGGCCGCACGATGA
- a CDS encoding ABC transporter ATP-binding protein: protein MIRGFLRILGPQRGLMFGYLAWVSAYGLLHGIAMVLLVPISQALFDGRYGDAARWLGVLAVVVLAAAIAQYIQSSRAMRMALATMRLLHRRLGDHMVTLPLGWFTRDTVGSVSQIAVKGTTFVGTSGAHLITPIVLNIVSAATVVAGLALFDWRIAVVALVGGLVLVGCGRLASRLIAEAEVLNHAAEVEVNTRVVEFARCQPVLRAFGRTGADFAPLRAALDAQHTVGRRALWRSVAGLMINGVAVQAVFSVLIAVGAWLALGGSLNPITAVAILGLAARFASPLAALAEYGSAMRMARTELDRITAILGTPALAEPDAAQPVSTPGRVELERVAFSYPGRVVATDISFVAEPGTMTALVGPSGSGKTTLTRLIARFYDTDAGVVRVGGVDVRDQRTADLMAQLSLVFQDVYLFDDTLWENVRIGRPGATDAEIIAAAQTAGLTTVLDRLPDGWQTRVGEGGSALSGGERQRVSIARALLKDAPIVLFDEATSALDPENERHVAEAIRTLAQRSTVVVIAHKLSTVTAADQIVVLSGEGTVADCGTHTELMARGGQYADFWAQRISASGWSMAEKVG, encoded by the coding sequence ATGATCCGGGGCTTTCTGCGCATCCTCGGTCCGCAGCGCGGGCTGATGTTCGGCTACCTGGCCTGGGTCAGCGCTTACGGCCTGTTGCACGGCATCGCGATGGTGCTGCTGGTGCCCATCTCGCAGGCCCTGTTCGACGGCCGGTACGGTGACGCGGCGCGCTGGCTGGGCGTGCTCGCCGTGGTGGTGCTCGCCGCGGCGATCGCCCAGTACATCCAGTCCTCGCGGGCGATGCGGATGGCGCTGGCCACCATGCGGCTGCTGCACCGCAGGCTCGGTGACCACATGGTCACCCTGCCGCTGGGCTGGTTCACCCGCGACACCGTCGGCTCGGTCTCCCAGATCGCGGTCAAGGGCACCACTTTCGTCGGCACCAGCGGCGCGCACCTGATCACCCCGATCGTGCTCAACATCGTCAGCGCCGCCACCGTGGTCGCCGGCCTGGCCCTGTTCGACTGGCGCATCGCCGTCGTCGCCCTCGTCGGTGGCCTGGTGTTGGTGGGCTGCGGCCGGCTGGCGTCGCGGTTGATCGCCGAGGCCGAAGTGCTCAACCACGCCGCCGAGGTCGAGGTGAACACCCGCGTCGTGGAATTTGCGCGGTGTCAGCCCGTGTTGCGGGCGTTCGGCCGGACCGGGGCGGATTTCGCGCCGCTGCGCGCGGCGCTGGACGCCCAGCACACCGTGGGGCGGCGGGCCCTGTGGCGTTCGGTGGCCGGCCTGATGATCAACGGCGTCGCGGTGCAGGCGGTTTTCTCGGTGCTGATCGCCGTCGGTGCCTGGCTGGCTCTCGGTGGATCGTTGAACCCGATCACCGCGGTGGCGATCCTGGGGCTGGCGGCCCGGTTCGCCTCACCGCTGGCCGCGCTGGCCGAATACGGCTCGGCCATGCGGATGGCCCGCACCGAGCTGGATCGCATCACCGCGATCCTGGGCACCCCCGCCCTTGCCGAACCCGATGCAGCCCAGCCGGTTTCGACGCCGGGCCGGGTCGAGTTGGAACGCGTCGCGTTCAGCTATCCGGGCCGGGTGGTGGCCACCGACATCAGTTTCGTGGCCGAACCGGGCACCATGACGGCTCTGGTGGGCCCGTCGGGCTCCGGCAAGACGACGCTGACCCGGCTGATCGCCCGGTTCTACGACACCGACGCCGGGGTGGTGCGCGTCGGCGGCGTCGACGTCCGGGATCAGCGCACCGCCGACCTCATGGCGCAGCTGTCGCTGGTGTTCCAGGACGTCTACCTGTTCGACGACACGCTGTGGGAGAACGTGCGGATCGGCCGGCCGGGCGCGACGGACGCCGAGATCATCGCCGCGGCGCAGACCGCCGGGCTGACCACCGTGCTGGACCGGCTGCCCGACGGCTGGCAGACCAGGGTGGGTGAGGGTGGATCTGCGCTGTCCGGTGGTGAGCGGCAACGGGTTTCGATTGCCCGCGCCCTCCTCAAGGACGCCCCGATCGTGCTCTTCGACGAGGCCACCAGCGCGCTCGATCCGGAGAACGAGCGCCATGTCGCCGAGGCGATCCGCACCTTGGCGCAGCGCAGCACCGTCGTCGTCATCGCGCACAAGCTGTCCACCGTCACCGCCGCGGACCAGATCGTGGTGCTCTCCGGCGAGGGGACCGTCGCCGATTGCGGAACGCACACCGAGCTGATGGCCCGCGGCGGGCAGTACGCGGACTTCTGGGCGCAGCGGATCTCGGCGTCCGGGTGGTCGATGGCCGAGAAGGTCGGCTAA